A part of Rhipicephalus microplus isolate Deutch F79 chromosome 8, USDA_Rmic, whole genome shotgun sequence genomic DNA contains:
- the LOC119164172 gene encoding uncharacterized protein LOC119164172 isoform X3, translated as MDSSLMYRGLPGGPTKIKFAEELPRHCLCGHCGMITLSMYQDPDNHMFCDDCLLEQSTKHGVYHIFCSYESRNIAIHEEHYVSCKKLVECPSCGESIETEKWNGHRCPLENEQAVSKAKEKNGASMKLVQDPESKGNQKRLVLHPPQTHFETRAYRRHCDRQALNIYTSPSETLGQAEPAVPRREWQVTCDTRGTAPSVQNSNGENHGPEATSLCQYCQRKVKEINMQRHLNNCTKAPKPCVYCDKMILPETMQMHFHECDRNPDNIPQCISSELEAGDVSNPPQSNDLDETAVATNRSLSIGDGAIWLCHLASGDWLGAFVAMEESFKATKFDQHVRYAYLSQAFVGLKEYACVADFLEKPHSVQPFDCLLAALFVRKYLPRDVWSKRQKVTWTNALQYMPHFLASRLSDEAVDYLSSFPIFVDGIGHREAGENSLCGEEYKSYPLPELHSIPEEPQRSRSEAHGGKKSTKKETSKPDSEDEAPSPAESGKQHSSSFESQSSSLSFSLLSDLLDYRNNPAPIGTLFQEDNDKAGAKLGADERARNENADRTVYLNTSPEPSVRRALRTGSSSNSIANACTTSDRDVLFSVIAGASRRPRIRLPIASQSIHLVNMNRAPVYNSTMDNYEQGQESDGTLITGSIAPPSAGLATSDTSRNISAPEDAIRENFIGRTQEGPMTCREFIESYVINAERRTTSYPEIEHYERRSWLPKQAPSKPVSAVTLLKQCLASGATHTNSAMVSKHNPSKPRAASFTANSSLTSECASPLPPARGIGRGSPMLKCRVPKYPGTLLGYSPDAISPHPTIEANFEDAEPSSHNLRTLEQTCSFPHKSTPAGVSVNDV; from the exons GAACACTACGTTTCTTGCAAGAAGCTCGTTGAATGTCCCAGCTGCGGCGAGAGCATTGAGACCGAGAAATGGAATGGCCATCGTTGCCCCTTGGAGAACGAACAAGCCGTATCGAAAGCAAAAGAGAAAAATGGAGCTTCTATGAAGTTGGTTCAG GACCCAGAAAGTAAAGGAAATCAGAAGCGTTTGGTCTTGCACCCACCGCAAACCCATTTTGAGACAAGGGCCTACCGGAGACATTGTGACCGCCAAGCTTTAAATATTTATACATCTCCTAGTGAAACTCTAGGTCAGGCTGAACCTGCAGTTCCACGACGAGAGTGGCAAGTTACGTGTGACACACGTGGCACAGCTCCATCGGTGCAG AACAGCAATGGAGAGAACCACGGCCCTGAAGCAACGTCTCTGTGCCAATATTGCCAGCGGAAGGTTAAAGAGATCAACATGCAGCGTCACCTGAACAATTGCACCAAAGCTCCTAAACCTTGCGTCTACTGCGACAAGATGATTCTCCCTGAAACAATGCAG ATGCATTTTCATGAGTGCGATCGAAACCCCGACAATATACCGCAG TGCATCTCGTCAGAACTTGAAGCAGGAGATGTCTCCAACCCACCTCAATCCAACGACTTGGACGAGACAGCCGTCGCCACCAACCGTAGCCTCAGCATTGGTGATGGAGCCATCTGGTTGTGTCACTTGGCTTCAGGGGATTGGCTGGGAGCCTTTGTGGCAATGGAAGAATCGTTCAAGGCCACAAAATTTGATCAGCACGTCAGATACGCCTACCTGTCTCAAGCCTTTGTAGGCCTGAAGGAGTATGCTTGCGTGGCGGATTTCTTAGAGAAGCCTCACTCGGTACAGCCATTCGACTGTCTTTTGGCCGCACTGTTTGTCCGGAAGTACCTGCCACGAGACGTGTGGTCCAAAAGACAAAAAGTGACGTGGACGAATGCTCTACAGTACATGCCTCATTTCTTGGCATCTAGATTGAGTGATGAAGCCGTGGATTACCTGTCTTCTTTCCCGATTTTTGTGGATGGGATCGGCCATCGAGAGGCGGGGGAAAATTCCCTGTGTGGCGAGGAATATAAGTCATACCCTCTGCCAGAACTACACAGCATCCCTGAAGAACCACAAAGGTCCAGAAGTGAAGCTCACGGAGGAAAGAAATCAACGAAAAAAGAAACATCAAAGCCTGATTCGGAG GACGAAGCGCCCTCACCGGCTGAATCGGGTAAGCAGCATTCTTCTTCATTTGAAAGTCAATCAAGTTCGCTGTCATTTTCGCTTTTGTCAGATTTATTGGATTATCGGAATAACCCTGCACCTATAGGCACCCTGTTTCAGGAAGACAACGACAAGGCAGGCGCCAAGCTAGGAGCCGACGAAAGGGCAAGAAACGAAAACGCTGACCGAACAGTATACTTGAACACATCGCCCGAACCGAGCGTTCGCCGCGCGCTACGAACAGGAAGTTCATCCAATAGCATCGCCAATGCCTGTACAACGAGCGACCGAGACGTGCTGTTCTCGGTCATAGCAGGAGCATCTAGGCGGCCCCGCATTCGCTTGCCGATTGCATCACAATCCATCCACCTGGTCAACATGAATCGAGCACCGGTCTATAATAGTACTATGGATAATTACGAGCAGGGACAAGAATCAGACGGCACGCTTATCACAGGGAGCATTGCGCCCCCTTCAGCGGGGCTGGCTACGTCAGATACCAGCAGAAATATTTCAGCTCCAGAGGATGCTATTAGAGAGAATTTTATTGGGAGAACACAGGAAGGCCCCATGACGTGCAGGGAATTCATTGAGTCGTACGTGATCAATGCCGAACGGAGGACCACCAGTTATCCAGAGATTGAGCACTATGAACGGCGTTCTTGGTTACCTAAGCAGGCTCCTTCCAAACCTGTCTCGGCTGTCACTCTACTGAAACAATGTCTAGCGAGCGGAGCCACGCACACTAACTCTGCGATGGTTTCCAAGCACAATCCGTCTAAGCCAAGGGCTGCCTCCTTTACAGCGAACTCGTCTCTCACTAGTGAATGTGCTTCCCCGCTACCTCCGGCTCGAGGCATCGGTAGGGGCTCACCAATGTTGAAATGCCGAGTACCGAAGTATCCTGGTACTCTTCTAGGGTATAGCCCGGACGCTATAAGCCCGCATCCCACAATCGAAGCAAACTTTGAAGATGCCGAACCTTCATCTCATAATCTTCGTACTTTGGAACAAACATGCTCATTTCCACACAAGTCGACGCCAGCAGGTGTTTCAGTGAATGACGTGTAA